A stretch of DNA from Aurantiacibacter atlanticus:
GGCCTCGTCATCCGAACGGGCTACATTGGCCTTTACGGTGACTTCGACTTCGGGGTGCAGCGCGATGGTCACGTCGTACATGCCGATTGTCTTGATCGGCGCGCCCATGATGACCTGCTTCTTGTCGATGTCGTGGCCCTTGTCGGCCAATGCAATCGCCACGTCGCGGACGTTGACCGAGCCATACAGTTGGCCGGCGTTGGAAGCAGCACGGATCAGGATGATCTCTGTGTCGGCAACCTTTTCGCCCTGCTTTTCAGCATCGGTGCGTTTTTCAGCGTTTTCGGAAACCAGGCGATCACGGTTGGCTTCAAAGACCTTCTTGTTTGCCGCATTGGCGCGAAGTGCCTTCTTCTGCGGCAACAGG
This window harbors:
- the rplI gene encoding 50S ribosomal protein L9, with product MDIILLERIGNLGQIGDVVSVKDGYARNFLLPQKKALRANAANKKVFEANRDRLVSENAEKRTDAEKQGEKVADTEIILIRAASNAGQLYGSVNVRDVAIALADKGHDIDKKQVIMGAPIKTIGMYDVTIALHPEVEVTVKANVARSDDEAELQSQGIDILAAAFEEDRGEAEGFTEALDPDRELGELPGAEDEDAEAAADDSEESAEG